In one window of Longimicrobium sp. DNA:
- a CDS encoding fused MFS/spermidine synthase, translating into MIILAAYACAVFCSAFLLFLVQPVFSRMVLPLLGGSPAVWNTCMLFFQAALLGGYLYAHLTTRWLRPRAQATLHLGLMAAAAMVLPVSVAGAAPTGGGSPIPWLLLLMATTVGLPFFVLSGTGPILQRWFSETGHPGAANPYWLYAASNLGSMLALVGYPVLVEPNLRLAAQSHAWTLGYGALAILLGGCALAVWRARGGEAAAEPAAPIPGRERVLWVGLAFVPSSMLLGVTTYITTDLTPIPLLWVVPLALYLLSFTLVFAPRTLVPHSWMVWLQPSLLAAAVMMLLEGWLREPSVALPIHLGVLFVTAMVCHGELSRRRPPASRLTEFYLWISVGGVLGGIFNVLLAPVLFTRIYEYPLLLGLACLARPRPEEKEEEGLPRHLLYALQALVYGVALLYLSNADHPRLPGIAVVALAAVVITLMTVGLGRAPGWLALCLGGLLLSQVRTEVMSPNNLATRRTFFGHYRVYVNGIGGGYTVLGHGSTLHGAQSLTQELTGEPLTYYVRNGPLGDIFATNPVGTRGVRVAVVGLGTGTTAAYAQKGEEWTFYEIDPGIVEIARNRKYFTYLHNAEAPIRVVLGDARLSLAKAPKGAYDLILLDAFSSDAVPVHLLTREALGTYLERLAPGGRIAFHVSNRYLDLESVVGELARERGLAVTVGSGPKSRPQRYEQSSTWVVVARRQRDLFGLDNPPRWRAPKLRPGARPWTD; encoded by the coding sequence ATGATCATCCTCGCCGCGTATGCGTGCGCGGTGTTCTGCAGCGCGTTCCTGCTCTTCCTCGTGCAGCCCGTGTTCAGCCGCATGGTGCTCCCGCTGCTGGGCGGGTCGCCGGCGGTGTGGAACACGTGCATGCTCTTCTTCCAGGCCGCGCTCCTGGGCGGCTACCTGTACGCGCACCTCACCACGCGCTGGCTCCGGCCGCGCGCACAGGCGACGCTGCACCTGGGGCTGATGGCCGCCGCGGCGATGGTGCTCCCGGTGTCCGTAGCCGGCGCCGCGCCTACGGGGGGCGGCTCGCCCATCCCGTGGCTCCTCCTGCTGATGGCGACTACGGTGGGGCTGCCGTTCTTCGTCCTCTCGGGCACGGGACCCATCCTCCAGCGCTGGTTCTCGGAAACCGGGCACCCCGGCGCGGCCAACCCCTACTGGCTCTACGCCGCCAGCAACCTGGGGAGCATGCTGGCGCTCGTGGGCTACCCCGTCCTCGTGGAGCCCAACCTCCGCCTGGCCGCGCAGAGCCACGCGTGGACGCTGGGCTACGGCGCGCTGGCGATCCTGCTGGGCGGGTGCGCGCTGGCCGTGTGGCGCGCGCGGGGCGGGGAAGCGGCCGCCGAGCCCGCCGCGCCCATACCGGGACGGGAGCGGGTGCTCTGGGTGGGGCTCGCCTTCGTGCCGTCGAGCATGCTGCTGGGCGTCACCACGTACATCACCACCGACCTTACGCCCATCCCGCTCCTCTGGGTGGTCCCGCTGGCGCTGTACCTCCTCAGCTTCACCCTGGTCTTCGCGCCGCGCACCCTCGTGCCGCACTCGTGGATGGTGTGGCTGCAGCCGTCGCTACTGGCCGCGGCGGTGATGATGCTGCTGGAAGGGTGGCTGCGCGAGCCATCCGTGGCGCTGCCCATCCACCTGGGCGTGCTCTTCGTCACCGCCATGGTGTGCCACGGCGAGCTGTCGCGCCGCCGCCCGCCCGCGTCGCGGCTGACGGAGTTCTACCTGTGGATCTCGGTGGGCGGGGTGCTGGGCGGCATCTTCAACGTGCTGCTGGCCCCCGTCCTCTTCACCCGGATCTACGAGTACCCGCTCCTCCTGGGCCTGGCCTGCCTCGCCCGCCCCCGGCCGGAGGAGAAGGAGGAGGAGGGGCTCCCGCGCCACCTGCTGTACGCGCTCCAGGCGCTGGTCTACGGCGTCGCGCTCCTCTACCTGTCGAACGCGGACCACCCGCGGCTCCCGGGGATCGCCGTCGTCGCGCTGGCGGCGGTGGTGATCACCCTGATGACGGTGGGGCTGGGGCGCGCGCCGGGATGGCTGGCGCTCTGCCTGGGCGGGCTCCTCCTGTCGCAGGTGCGAACCGAGGTGATGTCGCCCAACAACCTGGCGACGCGGCGCACCTTCTTCGGCCACTACCGCGTCTACGTGAACGGCATCGGGGGCGGCTACACCGTCCTGGGGCACGGCTCCACATTGCACGGCGCGCAGAGTTTGACCCAGGAGCTCACGGGCGAGCCGCTCACCTACTACGTCCGCAACGGGCCGCTGGGCGACATCTTCGCCACCAACCCGGTGGGTACGCGCGGGGTGCGCGTCGCCGTGGTGGGGCTGGGAACCGGCACCACCGCCGCGTACGCCCAAAAGGGCGAGGAGTGGACCTTTTACGAGATCGATCCCGGCATCGTGGAGATCGCCCGCAACCGCAAGTACTTCACCTACCTGCACAACGCCGAGGCGCCCATCCGCGTGGTGCTGGGCGACGCGCGCCTGTCGCTCGCCAAAGCGCCGAAGGGGGCGTACGACCTGATCCTCCTCGACGCCTTCTCGTCCGACGCGGTGCCGGTGCACCTCCTCACCCGCGAGGCGCTCGGCACCTACCTGGAGCGGCTGGCGCCGGGGGGGCGGATCGCCTTCCACGTGAGCAACCGCTACCTGGACCTGGAGTCGGTGGTCGGCGAGCTGGC
- a CDS encoding tetratricopeptide repeat protein, translated as MGGESNERARLLYRLGRYPQAREELARSLAADPDDAYAHALLALCHAAEEQWGAAVAAAKAAVAGDAGASFSHYALAFVLKSRGFPDQALASALESIRVDPDYIHGWHLLGQIRLDQREWKEAVRCARQGLALQPDDEGCNTVLAAALIEMGYHDEAAEVSARLLAAHPESATAHAIEGWRLYHLGQLAGSRAAFRESLRLDPSQSNTHGGLRKATKHDTPFMRLLRLVDEPLTRRAARLQRPLRGIAQVLIVAFEFLLAWVLVVLLMIVIGLLIEWSAGTPIGP; from the coding sequence GTGGGGGGCGAGAGCAACGAGCGGGCGCGCCTCCTCTACCGGCTGGGGCGCTACCCGCAGGCGCGCGAAGAGCTTGCCCGCTCCCTCGCCGCGGACCCGGACGACGCCTACGCGCATGCCCTCCTGGCGCTCTGCCATGCCGCGGAGGAGCAGTGGGGCGCCGCGGTGGCCGCCGCGAAGGCCGCCGTCGCGGGAGACGCAGGGGCGTCGTTCAGCCACTACGCGCTCGCGTTCGTGCTGAAGTCGCGCGGCTTTCCGGATCAGGCGCTGGCGTCGGCGCTCGAGTCCATCCGCGTGGACCCGGACTACATCCACGGCTGGCACCTACTGGGGCAGATCCGGCTCGACCAGCGGGAGTGGAAGGAGGCGGTCCGCTGCGCGCGCCAGGGCCTCGCCCTCCAGCCGGACGACGAGGGGTGCAACACGGTGCTCGCGGCGGCGCTCATCGAGATGGGGTACCACGACGAGGCGGCCGAGGTCTCCGCGCGCCTCCTGGCCGCGCACCCGGAGAGCGCGACGGCACACGCCATCGAAGGGTGGCGGCTCTACCACCTGGGCCAGCTAGCCGGCTCCCGCGCCGCCTTTCGCGAATCGCTGCGGCTGGACCCATCCCAATCCAACACGCACGGCGGGCTGCGCAAGGCGACGAAGCACGACACGCCGTTCATGCGCCTCCTCCGCCTCGTCGACGAGCCGCTGACGCGCCGGGCCGCGCGTCTCCAACGACCGCTCCGCGGCATCGCCCAGGTCCTGATCGTCGCGTTCGAATTCCTCCTCGCGTGGGTGCTGGTCGTGCTCCTGATGATTGTGATCGGGCTGCTGATCGAATGGTCCGCGGGGACGCCGATCGGTCCGTGA
- a CDS encoding phosphodiester glycosidase family protein, whose protein sequence is MRILLPALACLLAAPCLAQRPAPLRVDTVQQGAARVQLVRVDLRRAEVRMLWKDPSGAPFRSPAAVERWARGAGLRLLAVSNAGIFDKDRTPTGLHVERGRTLDPLNTRAGIGNFYLRPSAVFAILHDGTARIVTTERAGALRGRMREATQSGPALVLGGRIHPKFSPLPGGTPLNRTAVAVCGPREVVLAHTVDGTGITLYELARVLRDRARCPDALFLDGNDTAMLQVGGGAARGEVEFVGFIGVFAR, encoded by the coding sequence ATGCGCATCCTCCTCCCCGCCCTCGCCTGCCTGCTCGCGGCGCCGTGCCTGGCGCAGCGCCCCGCACCGCTGCGCGTGGATACGGTGCAGCAGGGGGCGGCGCGGGTGCAGCTGGTGCGCGTGGACCTGCGGCGCGCGGAGGTGCGGATGCTGTGGAAGGACCCCTCGGGCGCGCCGTTTCGCTCGCCGGCGGCGGTGGAGCGCTGGGCGCGGGGGGCCGGGCTGCGGCTGCTGGCGGTGAGCAACGCCGGGATCTTTGACAAGGACCGCACCCCCACCGGCCTGCACGTGGAGCGCGGCCGGACGCTGGACCCGCTGAACACGCGCGCCGGGATCGGCAACTTCTACCTCCGGCCCAGCGCCGTCTTCGCCATCCTGCACGACGGCACCGCGCGCATCGTCACCACGGAGCGCGCCGGTGCGCTCCGGGGGCGCATGCGCGAGGCGACGCAGTCCGGGCCGGCGCTGGTGCTGGGCGGCCGCATCCACCCGAAGTTCTCGCCCCTACCCGGCGGCACCCCGCTCAACCGCACGGCCGTCGCGGTGTGCGGGCCGCGCGAGGTGGTACTGGCGCACACGGTGGACGGCACGGGGATCACGCTGTACGAGCTCGCGCGCGTCCTGCGCGACCGGGCGCGATGCCCCGACGCGCTCTTCCTGGACGGCAACGACACCGCCATGCTCCAGGTGGGCGGCGGCGCGGCCCGGGGCGAGGTGGAGTTCGTGGGCTTCATCGGGGTCTTCGCGCGCTGA